In the Staphylococcus condimenti genome, one interval contains:
- a CDS encoding serine O-acetyltransferase, with translation MFSELKEDLNVNYSLISKMVIAHYRLGNYAYRKDYKSLILLYKMLKGAIKAISNSDIHPTAQIGERFRLEHDGIGVVIHSTAVIGNDCRMFHQATIGINDFKSEQAASIGDNVMIGTGTKIIGDLEIGNNVKIGANAVVTKNVPDNSVAVGIPAQIVEPELVA, from the coding sequence ATGTTTAGTGAACTAAAAGAAGATTTGAATGTAAATTATTCTTTGATAAGCAAGATGGTGATAGCACATTATAGATTAGGTAATTATGCTTATCGAAAGGATTATAAATCTTTGATTTTGTTATACAAAATGTTGAAAGGTGCAATTAAAGCAATTTCAAATTCAGACATACATCCAACTGCTCAAATAGGGGAAAGATTCAGGTTGGAACATGATGGAATTGGTGTTGTAATACATTCAACTGCAGTAATTGGAAATGACTGCAGAATGTTTCACCAAGCTACTATAGGGATTAACGATTTCAAAAGTGAACAGGCTGCAAGTATTGGAGATAATGTAATGATAGGAACAGGAACAAAAATCATTGGTGATCTCGAAATAGGAAACAATGTAAAAATTGGTGCAAACGCAGTGGTTACTAAAAATGTACCTGACAATAGCGTCGCAGTTGGTATTCCAGCTCAGATCGTGGAACCGGAACTAGTAGCATAA
- a CDS encoding fibrinogen-binding protein codes for MKNKIIAKSLLALAALGVTVTTLAGSIEASESYGPRDKKPVSINNNIVEYNDGTYKYQSRPKFNQTPKYIKIKHDYNIVEYNDGTFGYGARPATTKSEKKNDLLLKRAQQLQNAEQLVREFEKTHTINAHRKAQRAVNIVSFEYSVKKHVLQERIENVLKKGYVK; via the coding sequence ATGAAAAATAAAATTATAGCAAAATCATTATTAGCGTTAGCGGCATTAGGAGTAACAGTTACAACATTAGCAGGCAGTATTGAAGCAAGTGAATCTTATGGACCTAGAGACAAGAAACCTGTCAGTATTAATAACAATATTGTTGAATACAACGATGGAACTTATAAATATCAATCTAGACCTAAATTTAACCAAACACCTAAGTATATTAAAATAAAACATGACTACAACATCGTTGAATATAATGATGGTACTTTTGGATATGGCGCTCGTCCAGCAACGACAAAGTCAGAGAAGAAAAATGATTTGTTATTAAAGAGAGCGCAACAGTTGCAGAATGCTGAACAATTAGTAAGAGAATTTGAAAAGACACATACAATTAATGCACACAGAAAAGCACAAAGAGCTGTAAATATTGTATCTTTTGAATACAGCGTGAAAAAACATGTATTACAAGAAAGAATTGAAAACGTATTGAAAAAAGGTTACGTTAAATAA
- a CDS encoding GNAT family N-acetyltransferase: protein MDNIEVIVKKTQDLSPEELVQIMIERVKVFVVEQNCPYQEIDEEDFNAEHVILKKDNQIAAYARLIKTEEDFRIGRVIVVKAYRKNKLGYQLMDTAIEELRKVDTKRPIKISAQEHLLKFYGSFGFERTSETYLEDGIPHVDMVLEAD, encoded by the coding sequence ATGGATAATATTGAAGTCATCGTTAAAAAGACACAAGATTTGTCACCGGAAGAACTTGTTCAAATTATGATTGAACGCGTAAAAGTTTTTGTCGTTGAACAAAATTGCCCTTATCAAGAAATAGATGAAGAAGACTTTAATGCTGAACACGTGATTTTAAAGAAAGATAACCAAATTGCTGCTTATGCCAGACTAATAAAAACAGAAGAGGATTTTAGAATTGGCCGTGTTATTGTGGTTAAAGCGTATCGCAAAAATAAATTAGGTTATCAATTAATGGATACGGCAATTGAAGAATTGAGAAAGGTCGATACAAAGCGACCTATTAAGATTTCAGCACAAGAACATCTGCTTAAATTTTATGGTTCGTTTGGATTCGAACGGACTTCTGAGACATATTTAGAAGATGGTATACCTCATGTTGATATGGTATTAGAAGCGGATTAA
- a CDS encoding VOC family protein: MTQLYPYLAFDNTKEALKYYEEVFGATDINRLPVQREQAESFGVDPDKAEDSTMHSEFKIAGVTLFASDAFDKNKDNKITEGISLLIDYDINDAEDVKRVEELYEKVKDDQSITVDMPLADQFWGGKMGSFSDKYNVRWMLHGQDHSKQQ, encoded by the coding sequence ATGACTCAATTATATCCATATTTAGCATTTGATAATACCAAAGAAGCTTTAAAATATTATGAAGAGGTATTCGGCGCAACAGATATCAATCGCTTGCCAGTTCAACGCGAACAAGCTGAGAGTTTCGGTGTTGATCCAGACAAAGCAGAAGATAGTACGATGCATTCTGAATTTAAAATTGCAGGTGTGACTTTATTTGCTTCAGACGCATTTGATAAAAATAAAGATAATAAAATTACTGAAGGCATCTCATTATTGATTGATTATGATATTAACGATGCAGAAGATGTTAAACGTGTTGAAGAATTATACGAAAAAGTAAAAGATGATCAGTCGATTACAGTTGATATGCCATTAGCAGACCAATTTTGGGGTGGAAAAATGGGCTCATTCTCGGATAAATATAATGTTCGTTGGATGCTGCATGGTCAAGATCACAGCAAGCAACAATAA
- a CDS encoding VOC family protein, whose translation MINQLDQVMLYVYDQEAAKNFWIEKLDFVEVSDISNQAIRTIVLKPTKASQTEIVLHDKAKVEAMSLGISTDTPSLMFGTDDIDKLYADFQSKGIFIGELVESPQGRVFNFADSEDNYFAVKENK comes from the coding sequence ATGATAAATCAATTAGATCAAGTTATGTTATACGTTTATGACCAAGAAGCAGCAAAAAATTTCTGGATTGAAAAATTAGATTTTGTAGAAGTTTCCGATATTTCAAACCAAGCAATACGTACGATTGTACTTAAACCAACAAAAGCATCACAAACTGAAATAGTACTTCATGATAAAGCAAAAGTAGAAGCGATGTCACTTGGTATCAGTACAGATACACCGTCTTTGATGTTTGGAACAGATGATATCGACAAGCTTTATGCAGATTTTCAAAGTAAAGGCATCTTTATAGGTGAGCTTGTTGAATCTCCACAAGGCAGAGTTTTCAATTTTGCTGATAGCGAAGATAACTACTTTGCAGTCAAAGAAAATAAGTAG
- a CDS encoding YfcE family phosphodiesterase, with protein MNRWLIVSDNHTEAGILFDIFNHYDEVNVAIHLGDSEFQYDDTELSLFRRVKGNCDFYPEFPTEEIVEADGVRAFYTHGHMYNVNTTRMQLAEKAKSLECQFAFYGHTHIARYEEISGVHVINPGSISQSRSRTEETYAELLIDDNEKDATLNFRNRQHAIIDTVEFKI; from the coding sequence TTGAACAGATGGTTAATTGTAAGTGACAATCATACGGAAGCAGGTATTTTATTTGATATTTTTAATCATTACGATGAAGTGAATGTTGCGATTCATCTTGGTGATTCAGAGTTTCAATATGATGATACGGAACTCAGCTTATTTCGACGTGTAAAAGGTAATTGTGATTTTTATCCAGAATTTCCTACAGAAGAAATTGTAGAAGCAGATGGCGTACGCGCTTTTTATACACATGGCCATATGTATAATGTAAATACAACACGCATGCAGCTTGCAGAAAAAGCTAAATCATTAGAATGCCAATTTGCTTTTTATGGCCATACGCACATTGCACGCTATGAGGAAATATCTGGCGTGCACGTCATCAATCCAGGGAGTATTTCTCAATCCAGAAGCCGAACTGAAGAAACTTATGCAGAGTTATTGATAGATGACAATGAAAAAGATGCTACTTTAAATTTCCGTAATCGACAACATGCTATTATTGATACGGTTGAATTTAAGATATAA
- a CDS encoding XTP/dITP diphosphatase — protein MEDLVIATGNKGKINDFKVIFPEYNVIGIGELIKGFDVEETGTTFEENAKLKSEAAAKALGKRIIADDSGLAVDALNGEPGIYSARYAGTDKDDEANIVKLLNNLGDNENRDAQFVCVISMSAPNEETVTFRGTVDGEITHEKEGNNGFGYDPVFFVPEKNKTMAQLSAEEKGEISHRRRAIDKLRNYLKGDQI, from the coding sequence ATGGAAGATTTAGTGATAGCAACAGGAAATAAAGGAAAAATTAATGATTTCAAAGTTATTTTTCCTGAATACAATGTCATTGGCATCGGTGAGTTAATTAAAGGTTTTGATGTTGAAGAAACAGGTACAACTTTTGAAGAGAACGCTAAATTGAAATCAGAAGCAGCTGCAAAAGCATTAGGCAAACGTATCATTGCTGACGATAGCGGACTTGCTGTGGATGCTTTAAATGGGGAACCTGGAATTTATTCTGCGCGTTATGCAGGTACTGATAAAGATGATGAAGCTAACATCGTGAAGTTACTGAATAATTTAGGTGATAATGAAAACCGCGATGCTCAATTCGTATGTGTTATCAGTATGAGTGCACCAAATGAAGAGACAGTAACTTTCAGAGGAACGGTTGATGGTGAAATAACACATGAAAAAGAAGGGAACAATGGTTTCGGTTATGATCCTGTGTTTTTCGTTCCTGAAAAAAATAAAACGATGGCACAACTTTCTGCTGAAGAAAAAGGAGAGATTAGTCACAGACGCCGTGCAATTGATAAACTTCGAAATTATTTAAAGGGTGATCAGATTTGA
- the racE gene encoding glutamate racemase, whose product MNKPIGVIDSGVGGLTVAKEIIRQLPNETIYYLGDSARCPYGPREGDEVRKFTVQLAQKLMEFDIKMLVIACNTATAVALDTLKELLSIPVIGVIEPGSRTAIMTTKNNNVMVLGTEGTIKSEAYTKHIKAINPNVDVTGVACPDFVPLVEQMRYHDPVPTNIVIHQTLKNYRISKADTVILGCTHYPLLFEPIHDYFGGSKTVISSGLETAREVSALLTFSNEHAPYIPNPNHRFFATGDTEHIEYIISQWLKIDDVEVTQVKVD is encoded by the coding sequence ATGAATAAACCAATTGGAGTGATTGACTCAGGAGTCGGCGGCCTCACTGTAGCCAAAGAAATTATACGTCAGCTGCCGAATGAAACAATATATTATCTAGGTGATAGTGCACGTTGTCCTTATGGTCCTAGAGAAGGCGATGAGGTACGGAAATTCACTGTACAATTAGCTCAAAAATTAATGGAATTTGATATTAAGATGTTAGTTATTGCATGTAATACTGCTACTGCTGTAGCATTGGATACATTAAAAGAATTGTTGTCGATACCTGTTATTGGTGTTATTGAACCTGGATCACGTACGGCAATTATGACAACAAAAAACAATAATGTTATGGTGTTAGGGACTGAAGGAACCATTAAATCTGAGGCTTACACAAAACATATTAAAGCCATTAATCCAAATGTGGATGTGACAGGTGTTGCATGTCCGGATTTTGTTCCATTAGTAGAACAAATGCGTTATCATGATCCGGTTCCAACAAACATTGTGATACATCAAACGCTTAAAAATTACCGTATTAGTAAAGCAGACACAGTTATTTTGGGATGTACACACTATCCATTATTATTTGAACCGATACATGACTATTTCGGGGGTTCGAAAACAGTGATTTCTTCAGGATTAGAAACAGCGCGTGAAGTAAGTGCTTTGTTAACATTCAGTAATGAACATGCACCTTATATACCAAATCCTAATCATCGCTTCTTTGCGACAGGAGACACTGAACATATTGAATATATTATTTCACAATGGTTGAAAATTGATGATGTCGAAGTAACACAAGTAAAAGTTGATTAA
- a CDS encoding MarR family winged helix-turn-helix transcriptional regulator, producing MNIEQLLNLQKFQRKLNLELSGVLKRSNYEITLNEFYVLYFLKKSEGHSLSISELSQKNGLSISATSRMLVKFEQTCGVIERHPGEDKRSVMITLTPKGEEYLTESLTSVEAILQNYTLTFGILEKELHL from the coding sequence ATGAATATTGAACAATTGTTAAATCTACAAAAATTCCAAAGAAAGTTGAATTTGGAATTGAGCGGAGTTTTAAAACGAAGCAATTATGAAATTACATTAAATGAATTTTATGTACTCTACTTTTTAAAGAAAAGTGAGGGGCATAGCTTAAGTATTAGCGAATTAAGCCAAAAGAATGGTTTAAGTATCAGTGCAACTTCTAGAATGCTTGTGAAATTTGAACAAACTTGCGGTGTGATTGAACGTCATCCGGGCGAAGATAAAAGATCTGTGATGATTACTTTGACACCTAAAGGCGAAGAATATTTAACTGAAAGCTTAACATCAGTAGAAGCAATACTTCAAAATTATACGTTAACGTTTGGAATATTGGAAAAGGAACTACATTTATAA
- a CDS encoding NAD(P)H-binding protein: MYNKILVLGAAGQIGRILTKDLLEQTDSDLVLFGRNITDRLSIQNDRVELVNGDFSDEKTLEKAIQDVDLVFVNAMSRAQDIQVIAKVLESKPGIKMLGASMAGLHDDVPKALEEFAQQNLPSSYIDGEKESAQIIEDSNIDYTLLHLTWLYDDPSNTSYELVPTPEVLKDAQVTREAVSKAVIDIITDEDQNKYKRKGFGVGEPNTHYDRPSFY; this comes from the coding sequence ATGTATAACAAAATTTTAGTTTTAGGTGCTGCAGGTCAAATCGGACGAATTTTAACAAAAGATTTATTAGAACAAACAGACTCAGATTTAGTATTATTTGGTCGGAATATTACAGATCGTTTGAGTATTCAAAATGACCGTGTTGAATTAGTGAATGGTGATTTCAGTGATGAGAAAACATTAGAAAAAGCAATTCAAGATGTAGATTTAGTTTTTGTAAATGCAATGAGCAGAGCTCAAGATATTCAAGTGATTGCGAAAGTGCTTGAAAGTAAACCAGGAATTAAAATGCTAGGAGCATCTATGGCCGGATTGCACGATGATGTTCCAAAAGCTTTAGAAGAATTTGCACAACAAAATCTTCCAAGCTCATACATTGATGGTGAAAAAGAATCAGCTCAAATAATTGAAGACTCAAATATTGATTATACTTTATTACACCTTACTTGGTTATATGATGACCCTTCAAATACTAGTTATGAATTGGTACCAACACCTGAAGTACTTAAAGATGCCCAAGTAACACGTGAAGCAGTGTCAAAAGCTGTTATTGACATTATTACAGATGAAGACCAAAATAAATATAAACGTAAAGGATTTGGGGTAGGCGAACCTAACACACATTACGATAGACCTTCATTTTATTAA
- the sdhB gene encoding succinate dehydrogenase iron-sulfur subunit, with protein sequence MAEEVKDQAVEQHHQQQQASNKQKTVTLIIKRQDTSDSQPYEEKFEIPYRENLNVIACLMEIRRNPINTKGEKVAPVTWDMNCLEEVCGACSMVINGHARQACSAIVDQLEQPIRLEPMSTFPIIRDLQVDRSRMFDNLKRMKAWIPIDGTYDLGPGPRMPEKKRQTAYELSKCMTCGVCLEVCPNVTKNNGFVGAQAISQVRLFNLHPTGSMTKDERLDALMGAGGLQECGNSQNCVNACPKGIPLTTSIAALNRETSFYMFKSFFGSDHQVN encoded by the coding sequence ATGGCAGAAGAAGTAAAAGACCAAGCTGTTGAGCAACATCATCAACAACAGCAAGCTTCTAATAAACAAAAAACTGTAACTTTGATCATTAAACGACAAGATACTAGTGACTCTCAGCCATATGAAGAAAAATTCGAGATTCCTTACCGTGAAAACTTGAATGTTATTGCGTGTTTGATGGAAATCAGACGTAATCCAATCAATACAAAAGGTGAAAAAGTTGCGCCTGTAACTTGGGACATGAACTGCTTAGAAGAAGTTTGTGGTGCTTGTTCAATGGTTATCAACGGCCATGCGCGTCAAGCATGTTCAGCAATCGTTGACCAATTAGAACAACCGATTCGTTTAGAACCAATGAGCACTTTCCCAATCATCCGTGACTTGCAAGTTGACCGTTCTCGTATGTTCGACAACTTGAAACGTATGAAAGCTTGGATTCCAATCGATGGTACGTACGATTTAGGTCCTGGACCTCGTATGCCTGAGAAAAAACGTCAAACTGCTTATGAATTATCTAAATGTATGACTTGCGGTGTATGTTTAGAAGTTTGTCCTAACGTTACTAAAAACAATGGTTTCGTTGGTGCACAAGCAATTTCACAAGTACGTTTATTCAACTTACACCCAACAGGTTCAATGACAAAAGACGAACGTCTAGACGCATTGATGGGTGCAGGTGGTTTACAAGAATGTGGTAACTCTCAAAACTGTGTAAATGCTTGTCCAAAAGGTATTCCTTTGACAACTTCAATCGCAGCTTTAAACAGAGAAACTTCATTCTACATGTTTAAATCATTCTTTGGTTCAGATCACCAAGTGAACTAA
- the sdhA gene encoding succinate dehydrogenase flavoprotein subunit — translation MAEKKVIVVGGGLAGMMTTIKIAEQGVHVDLFSVVPVKRSHSVCAQGGINGAVNTKGEGDSPWIHFDDTVYGGDFLANQPPVKAMADAAPKIIHLLDRMGVMFNRTPEGLLDFRRFGGTMHHRTAYAGATTGQQLVYALDEQVRKFEVDGLVTKYEGWEFLGIVKDHDGAARGIVAQNLTDAKIDSFRSDAVVMATGGPGIIFGKTTNSMINTGSAASIVYQQGAVYANGEFIQIHPTAIPGDDKLRLMSESARGEGGRIWTYKDGKPWYFLEEKYPDYGNLVPRDIATREIFDVCVNQKLGINGENMVYLDLSHKDPHELDVKLGGIIEIYEKFTGDDPRKVPMKIFPAVHYSMGGLYVDYDQNTTIKGLFAAGECDFSQHGGNRLGANSLLSAIYGGTVAGPNAVKYIDTVEKSYTELDDSLYQDRVDEEQKRFDELLNMKGTENAFKLHRELGEIMTKNVTVVRENKALLETDEKILELMRRYKDIDMEDTQTWSNQAVFFTRQLWNMLVLARVITIGAYNRNESRGAHYKPEFPERNDEEWLKTTMAHYNGKYEAPTFTYEDVDISLIPPRKRDYSTKSHTAENKEEEEGSES, via the coding sequence ATGGCAGAGAAAAAAGTTATTGTTGTCGGCGGCGGATTAGCCGGAATGATGACAACAATTAAAATAGCAGAACAAGGTGTACATGTTGATTTATTCTCAGTTGTACCCGTAAAACGTTCGCACTCTGTGTGCGCACAAGGGGGTATTAACGGGGCTGTTAATACGAAAGGTGAAGGTGACTCACCTTGGATTCACTTCGATGATACGGTTTACGGTGGCGACTTCTTAGCTAACCAACCACCAGTAAAAGCAATGGCGGATGCAGCACCAAAAATCATTCACTTGCTAGACCGTATGGGTGTAATGTTCAACAGAACACCTGAAGGCTTATTAGACTTCCGTCGTTTCGGTGGTACAATGCACCACAGAACAGCATATGCTGGTGCGACAACAGGTCAACAATTAGTTTATGCACTAGATGAACAAGTTCGTAAATTTGAGGTAGATGGACTTGTAACTAAATATGAAGGATGGGAATTCTTAGGTATTGTTAAAGACCATGATGGTGCTGCACGCGGTATCGTGGCTCAAAACTTAACAGATGCTAAAATTGATTCATTCCGTTCTGATGCAGTTGTTATGGCGACAGGTGGTCCTGGTATCATCTTCGGTAAAACAACAAACTCAATGATTAATACAGGTTCAGCAGCATCTATCGTTTATCAACAAGGTGCAGTATATGCAAATGGTGAATTTATCCAAATCCACCCAACTGCAATTCCTGGTGATGATAAATTACGTTTAATGAGTGAATCAGCACGTGGTGAAGGTGGACGTATTTGGACATACAAAGACGGTAAACCTTGGTATTTCTTAGAAGAAAAATATCCTGATTATGGTAACTTAGTTCCGCGTGATATCGCAACACGTGAAATCTTCGATGTTTGTGTGAACCAAAAACTAGGTATCAATGGTGAAAACATGGTTTACCTTGACCTTTCACATAAAGATCCACATGAATTAGATGTTAAATTGGGCGGTATCATCGAAATTTATGAAAAATTCACAGGTGACGACCCACGTAAAGTACCAATGAAAATTTTCCCAGCCGTTCACTATTCAATGGGCGGATTGTATGTAGACTATGATCAAAATACAACAATCAAGGGATTATTTGCAGCAGGCGAATGTGACTTCTCACAACACGGTGGTAACCGTTTAGGTGCGAACTCATTATTATCTGCGATCTACGGCGGTACTGTAGCGGGTCCTAACGCTGTTAAATACATTGATACAGTTGAAAAATCTTATACTGAATTAGATGACAGCTTGTATCAAGACAGAGTTGACGAAGAACAAAAACGTTTTGACGAATTATTAAATATGAAAGGTACTGAAAATGCCTTCAAACTTCACCGTGAACTTGGTGAAATCATGACTAAAAACGTAACTGTAGTACGTGAAAATAAAGCATTGCTTGAAACTGACGAAAAAATTCTTGAATTGATGAGACGTTATAAAGACATCGACATGGAAGATACTCAAACTTGGAGTAACCAAGCGGTGTTCTTCACTCGTCAATTATGGAATATGTTAGTACTTGCACGTGTTATTACAATCGGTGCATATAACCGTAACGAATCACGTGGTGCCCATTACAAACCAGAATTCCCTGAACGTAATGATGAAGAATGGTTAAAAACTACAATGGCACATTACAATGGTAAATATGAAGCACCAACATTCACATATGAAGATGTTGATATCAGCTTGATTCCACCACGTAAACGTGACTATTCAACTAAATCTCACACTGCAGAAAATAAGGAAGAAGAAGAAGGGAGCGAATCATAA
- a CDS encoding succinate dehydrogenase cytochrome b558 subunit, whose translation MGYTKNQFYLRRIHSLLGVIPIGAFLLVHLTVNHQATKGAGAFDKASQFMESLPFLLALEILLIYLPILYHALYGVHIAFTAKENVGHYSWFRNWMFLLQRITGVLAFIFIAIHFYQTKIEMWLGHKTLGFTMMHDLLSNPFWLVFYLILTVAVIFHFANGLWSFGVTWGFLQSPKSQRVFTWVSLVVFIVVAYIGVSAILAFV comes from the coding sequence TTGGGTTATACTAAGAATCAATTCTACTTGCGACGTATTCACTCGTTACTAGGTGTTATTCCGATCGGAGCATTTTTACTTGTGCATTTGACGGTTAACCATCAAGCAACAAAAGGAGCTGGCGCATTCGATAAAGCATCTCAGTTCATGGAATCATTACCATTCTTGCTAGCACTTGAGATTTTACTTATTTACTTACCAATTTTATACCATGCATTATACGGTGTTCATATTGCTTTCACTGCGAAAGAGAATGTTGGACATTATTCATGGTTCAGAAACTGGATGTTCTTGTTACAACGTATTACAGGTGTTTTAGCATTTATCTTCATCGCTATCCACTTCTATCAAACTAAAATTGAAATGTGGTTAGGTCACAAAACACTTGGTTTCACGATGATGCATGATTTATTAAGCAATCCATTTTGGTTGGTTTTTTATCTAATTCTAACTGTTGCAGTTATTTTCCACTTCGCTAATGGTTTATGGTCATTCGGAGTAACTTGGGGATTCTTACAATCACCAAAATCACAACGTGTTTTCACATGGGTTTCATTAGTTGTATTCATCGTAGTAGCATATATCGGCGTGAGTGCAATCTTAGCATTTGTTTAA
- the uvrC gene encoding excinuclease ABC subunit UvrC: MEAYKEKIKEKLSVVPFEPGCYLMKDRNNQVIYVGKAKRLRNRLRSYFTGAHDAKTTRLVGEIRNFEFIVTDSETESLLLELNLIKQYQPRYNILLKDDKSYPFIKITKEKYPRLLVTRTVKKGSGKYFGPYPNAYAAVETKKLLDRIYPFRKCDKMPNKLCLYYHIGQCLGPCVYDVDQKEYDEMTQEVSDFLNGEDKTIIKNLESRMQAASEKLDFEQAKEYRDLIQNIHNLTKKQNIMSADNTARDVFGYYISKGWMCVQVFFVRNGNMIQRDTTMIPLQQTPEEEFYTFIGQFYRLNQHLLPKEVHVPKNLDKKMIESVVDTKILQPVRGQKKDLVNMANHNAEVSLQNKFELIARDESRTVKAIEELGEQMGIQTPIRIEAFDNSNIQGVDAVSAMVTFVDGKPDKKGYRKYKIKTVEGPDDYKSMREVIRRRYTRVLNDGLPLPDLIIVDGGKGQMSVAIDVLENELGLDIPVAGLRKNDKHRTSELLYGPAAEVVPLKKNSQAFYLLQRIQDEVHRFAITFHRQTRQKHSFTSVLDEIEGIGPKRKTTLLRTFGSIKKMREATLEDLKEAGLPQKIAESLQKELNKEG; this comes from the coding sequence ATGGAGGCTTATAAAGAAAAAATTAAAGAAAAGTTGTCAGTAGTACCCTTTGAACCAGGTTGTTATTTAATGAAAGACCGAAATAATCAAGTGATTTATGTAGGGAAAGCAAAACGTCTGCGCAACCGTCTGCGTTCATACTTTACCGGTGCACACGATGCGAAAACTACACGGTTAGTTGGAGAAATCCGTAATTTTGAGTTTATTGTTACTGATAGCGAAACTGAATCTTTATTACTTGAGTTAAATCTCATTAAGCAATATCAACCTCGTTATAATATTCTACTGAAAGATGATAAAAGCTATCCGTTTATTAAAATTACTAAAGAAAAATATCCAAGATTATTGGTAACAAGAACTGTCAAAAAAGGTTCCGGCAAATATTTTGGTCCATATCCGAATGCATATGCAGCTGTTGAGACGAAAAAACTGCTGGATCGGATTTATCCTTTCCGTAAATGTGATAAGATGCCGAATAAGTTGTGCTTGTATTATCATATCGGTCAATGTTTAGGCCCCTGTGTATACGATGTAGATCAAAAAGAATATGATGAAATGACTCAAGAGGTAAGCGACTTCTTAAATGGTGAAGATAAAACAATTATTAAAAATTTAGAATCACGTATGCAAGCAGCAAGTGAAAAACTAGATTTTGAACAAGCAAAAGAATATCGTGATTTAATCCAAAATATCCATAACCTAACTAAAAAACAAAATATCATGTCTGCAGATAATACTGCACGGGATGTTTTTGGATATTATATTTCAAAAGGTTGGATGTGTGTTCAAGTTTTCTTTGTTCGAAATGGAAATATGATCCAACGTGATACAACCATGATTCCATTACAACAAACACCTGAAGAAGAATTTTATACTTTCATCGGACAATTTTATCGATTAAATCAGCATTTATTGCCTAAAGAAGTTCATGTCCCTAAAAATTTAGACAAAAAAATGATTGAATCTGTTGTAGATACGAAAATTTTACAACCTGTTCGTGGTCAGAAGAAAGATTTAGTTAATATGGCCAATCATAATGCTGAAGTGTCACTTCAAAATAAATTTGAATTGATTGCACGAGATGAATCAAGAACTGTAAAAGCTATCGAAGAATTAGGAGAACAAATGGGTATTCAAACTCCAATTCGTATCGAAGCATTTGATAATTCGAATATTCAAGGTGTAGATGCTGTATCTGCTATGGTTACTTTTGTAGATGGTAAACCAGATAAAAAAGGTTATCGTAAATACAAAATTAAAACAGTAGAAGGACCAGATGATTATAAATCAATGCGAGAAGTAATCCGCAGACGTTATACACGTGTATTAAATGATGGTTTGCCATTGCCTGATTTGATTATTGTCGATGGTGGTAAAGGGCAAATGTCAGTGGCTATTGATGTATTAGAAAATGAACTAGGGTTAGATATTCCTGTTGCAGGATTAAGAAAAAATGATAAGCACCGAACATCTGAGTTGTTATATGGACCAGCTGCAGAAGTAGTGCCGTTGAAAAAGAACAGTCAAGCTTTCTATTTATTGCAACGTATTCAAGATGAAGTCCATCGCTTTGCAATTACCTTCCATCGTCAAACACGACAAAAACATAGCTTTACTTCTGTACTTGATGAAATTGAAGGTATTGGTCCAAAACGTAAAACAACTTTATTGCGTACTTTTGGTTCAATTAAAAAAATGAGAGAAGCAACGTTAGAAGATTTGAAGGAAGCTGGTCTGCCTCAAAAAATAGCGGAAAGTTTGCAAAAGGAATTAAATAAAGAAGGTTAA